In Brucella melitensis bv. 1 str. 16M, a genomic segment contains:
- a CDS encoding DUF1045 domain-containing protein gives MRCAIYFTPPSNDALLRVGANWLGRNAFSGEPVKMPALCSLETDEICRLTEKPRRYGFHATMKAPFRLAGEHSENDLLAALMHFASSAAPVVIPRLELQSISSFFALVPEEPVAELNQLANDVVVAFDRFRAPLSEAEIARRRPERLNERQRHNLVRWGYPYVFEEFRFHMTLTGPVEEKDRSRVERVLEEFFTPMLDDCVEVANLALFVEPEEGAPFEVHSLHPLSGGKAASMRASRAVGRP, from the coding sequence ATGCGTTGTGCGATTTATTTCACGCCGCCATCCAATGATGCGCTTTTGAGGGTTGGCGCAAACTGGCTGGGCCGCAACGCTTTCAGCGGGGAGCCGGTCAAGATGCCGGCATTGTGCTCTCTGGAAACGGACGAGATATGTCGCCTTACTGAAAAGCCGCGCCGCTATGGCTTTCACGCAACCATGAAAGCGCCGTTCCGTCTGGCCGGGGAGCATTCCGAAAATGACCTTCTGGCCGCACTGATGCATTTTGCGTCTTCTGCCGCACCGGTGGTGATTCCACGCCTTGAGCTCCAGTCCATCAGCTCTTTCTTCGCGCTTGTGCCGGAAGAGCCGGTGGCGGAACTCAACCAGTTGGCCAATGATGTGGTGGTTGCATTCGACCGTTTTCGGGCGCCATTGAGTGAAGCCGAGATTGCGCGGCGGCGGCCAGAGCGGCTGAATGAACGGCAGCGCCACAATCTGGTGCGCTGGGGCTATCCTTATGTTTTTGAGGAATTCCGGTTCCATATGACATTGACCGGGCCTGTAGAGGAAAAGGACCGCAGCCGCGTGGAACGGGTGCTGGAGGAGTTTTTCACTCCTATGCTGGACGATTGCGTGGAGGTTGCCAATCTCGCTTTGTTTGTAGAACCTGAGGAAGGGGCGCCGTTCGAGGTTCATTCGCTGCATCCGCTAAGCGGTGGCAAAGCGGCTTCAATGCGGGCGTCACGGGCGGTTGGGAGGCCGTAA
- a CDS encoding sugar kinase, which translates to MGGFASIGECMIELSGNEGDQWRMGFAGDTLNTAWYMRALTDKSYPVEYVTAFGEDSFSQKQRVFLTSNGIGIAHSPVIGGLHPGLYAITLDGAERSFTYWRSNAAARRLACDRDALEKSLAGRDMIYFSGITLAIILPEHRATFFDILHQCRAAGSRIAFDPNFRQQLWPDRKAAREIISNAMGIADIALPTFPDEQALFGDRDAAACAKRIAALGGGEIVVKDGTEPALVAAGGECTLVPSAAAQAIDTTGAGDSFNGAYLAARLNGLAPVEAARKAHLVAARVVEIRGALAPMETARATFAG; encoded by the coding sequence ATGGGCGGGTTTGCATCTATCGGCGAATGCATGATCGAACTATCGGGCAATGAAGGCGATCAATGGCGCATGGGGTTTGCCGGCGATACGCTGAATACCGCCTGGTACATGCGCGCGCTGACGGATAAATCTTACCCCGTGGAATATGTAACCGCCTTTGGCGAAGACAGTTTTTCACAAAAGCAGCGTGTTTTTCTCACCTCCAACGGGATCGGCATTGCGCATAGCCCCGTCATCGGCGGCCTGCATCCGGGCCTTTACGCAATCACGCTCGACGGCGCTGAACGTTCCTTTACCTATTGGCGCAGCAATGCCGCCGCGCGCCGTTTGGCTTGCGACCGGGACGCACTTGAAAAGAGCCTTGCAGGGCGCGACATGATTTATTTTTCAGGTATTACGCTTGCAATCATCCTGCCGGAACATCGCGCGACATTTTTCGATATCCTTCACCAATGCCGCGCAGCAGGATCGCGAATCGCTTTCGATCCCAATTTCCGGCAACAACTCTGGCCGGACCGCAAGGCCGCACGGGAAATCATCAGCAATGCGATGGGCATCGCCGATATTGCGCTCCCCACCTTCCCCGATGAACAGGCGCTTTTCGGCGACAGGGATGCCGCGGCCTGCGCGAAGCGCATTGCCGCGCTGGGCGGGGGCGAAATCGTGGTGAAGGACGGGACCGAACCGGCGCTTGTGGCCGCGGGCGGGGAATGCACACTCGTTCCTTCCGCCGCCGCACAGGCAATCGACACGACCGGCGCTGGCGACAGCTTCAACGGCGCTTATCTTGCCGCACGGTTGAATGGGCTGGCGCCTGTGGAAGCAGCCCGGAAAGCGCATCTCGTCGCAGCGCGCGTGGTGGAAATCCGTGGCGCGCTCGCCCCGATGGAAACGGCACGCGCCACTTTTGCCGGTTAA
- a CDS encoding aldose epimerase family protein — translation MNSEIFGYAPDGQVVHRLTISNGPLTAKIINWGAAIQDLRMEGHPAPLVIGYRDFADYPAHSPHLGAIAGRSANRIRNARFDLDGTVYEVEPNFRGRHNLHGGSKGLGHHVWKITATGPDFVSLATVSPDGEMGFPGNLNVNCTYMLNADGTLIVRLEAVTDRPTICNLLHHSYFNLDDGGEGDVLDHQFKIAGDAYLPVDEALIPDRRVLPVKDTAFDFREFRPLRMQENGRQVAYDNNFCLAAARGPLRPCASVKAARSGIRLDISTTEPGIQLYAGNTMANDCIGLTGKPYGKHAGFCLEPQIWPGALEYPYFPQPILRPGDIYAQISHFTFSREED, via the coding sequence GTGAATTCGGAAATCTTCGGCTATGCGCCGGACGGGCAGGTGGTCCACCGCCTCACTATCTCCAACGGGCCTTTGACCGCAAAGATCATCAATTGGGGCGCAGCCATTCAGGATCTGCGTATGGAAGGCCACCCGGCGCCACTGGTGATCGGCTATCGCGATTTTGCCGATTATCCGGCACATTCCCCGCATCTGGGTGCGATTGCGGGCCGCTCGGCCAACCGTATCCGCAATGCGCGCTTTGATCTTGATGGAACGGTTTACGAGGTGGAGCCGAACTTCCGTGGCCGCCACAATCTGCATGGCGGCAGCAAGGGGCTCGGACACCATGTCTGGAAGATCACGGCGACCGGCCCTGATTTCGTGTCGCTTGCAACGGTTTCTCCCGATGGCGAGATGGGCTTCCCCGGCAATCTGAATGTGAATTGCACCTATATGCTCAATGCGGATGGAACGCTGATTGTTCGGCTGGAGGCTGTGACCGACAGGCCAACCATATGCAATCTGCTTCACCACAGCTATTTCAATCTGGATGACGGTGGTGAGGGTGATGTTCTCGACCACCAATTCAAGATTGCAGGCGACGCCTATCTTCCGGTGGATGAGGCGCTTATTCCGGACAGGCGGGTTCTGCCGGTAAAGGACACGGCTTTCGATTTCCGCGAATTCAGGCCGCTTCGTATGCAGGAAAACGGCCGTCAGGTGGCGTATGACAATAATTTCTGCCTTGCGGCTGCACGCGGCCCGCTGCGCCCCTGCGCTTCGGTAAAGGCCGCGCGGTCCGGCATCCGGCTTGATATTTCAACTACCGAACCGGGGATACAGCTCTATGCTGGCAACACCATGGCCAATGATTGCATAGGACTGACGGGCAAGCCCTATGGCAAACATGCTGGCTTTTGCCTTGAACCACAGATATGGCCGGGCGCGCTGGAATATCCTTATTTTCCGCAGCCGATCCTGCGCCCGGGCGATATTTACGCACAGATCAGCCATTTTACCTTTTCGCGCGAGGAGGATTAA
- a CDS encoding glycoside hydrolase family 108 protein, whose product MKRNFQTVMPYIFSEEGGYADNPADPGGATNMGITINTLSAWEGRQVSPQDVKELTQATATQIYQVEFWNKIDGNDLPSGVDYALFDFAVNSGPGRAAKTLQKILAMPEDGIIGAQTVAAAAARSPEGIINALCDARAAWLRGLSTAATFGNGWLARVERVRARALALAATPPAITQPADPAGNPSPKARQADIAFTSALKHPEALGTMGSVASGLAAIATGNGPVQYALAIVMVACAGVGLWYFVRRVRSEP is encoded by the coding sequence ATGAAACGGAATTTCCAGACGGTTATGCCTTATATTTTCAGTGAAGAAGGCGGCTATGCCGACAATCCTGCTGATCCTGGCGGGGCGACGAATATGGGGATTACCATCAATACATTGTCCGCATGGGAAGGACGGCAGGTATCGCCGCAGGATGTGAAGGAACTGACGCAGGCAACCGCCACGCAGATTTATCAGGTGGAATTCTGGAACAAGATCGACGGTAACGACCTGCCCTCCGGCGTGGATTATGCCCTGTTCGATTTCGCGGTGAATTCAGGGCCGGGCCGAGCAGCAAAAACCTTGCAGAAGATACTGGCAATGCCCGAAGACGGTATTATCGGCGCGCAAACCGTCGCGGCTGCCGCCGCGCGCTCGCCCGAAGGGATCATCAACGCATTATGCGATGCACGCGCTGCCTGGCTGCGCGGATTATCCACTGCGGCAACCTTCGGAAACGGCTGGCTTGCCCGCGTGGAACGGGTGCGCGCCCGTGCGCTCGCGCTTGCCGCCACGCCGCCCGCCATCACCCAACCGGCAGATCCCGCAGGCAACCCCAGCCCCAAGGCCCGGCAGGCCGATATTGCCTTTACATCGGCGCTCAAACACCCGGAAGCATTGGGCACGATGGGCAGCGTCGCCTCCGGCCTGGCGGCGATTGCAACGGGCAATGGGCCAGTTCAATATGCACTGGCAATCGTTATGGTTGCTTGCGCCGGCGTGGGCTTATGGTACTTTGTGCGGCGTGTGAGAAGTGAGCCCTGA
- a CDS encoding acyl carrier protein, whose product MSSTFDKVADIIAETSEIDRDTITPESHTIDDLGIDSLDFLDIVFAIDKAFGIKIPLEQWTQEVNEGKVPTEEYFVLKNLCAKIDELVAAKKG is encoded by the coding sequence TTGTCCTCTACTTTTGACAAAGTCGCCGACATTATCGCCGAAACCAGTGAAATCGACCGTGACACCATCACGCCCGAGAGCCACACCATCGACGATCTTGGCATTGACAGCCTCGACTTCCTCGACATCGTTTTCGCCATCGACAAGGCTTTCGGCATCAAGATTCCGCTTGAACAGTGGACGCAGGAAGTAAACGAAGGCAAGGTTCCGACGGAAGAATATTTCGTTCTGAAGAATCTCTGCGCAAAGATCGACGAACTGGTCGCAGCCAAGAAGGGCTGA
- a CDS encoding beta-ketoacyl-ACP synthase, with product MQNNKVVITGIGLISSLGEGVEAHWNAFSKAGTQPHLEKQAFAPYTVHPLGEVDWSLQIPKRGDQRQMETWQRLGTYAAGLALQDAGMKGDEALCATMDMIVGAGGGERDITVDMQILEEGRTSNNRGVMLNEKLSTELRPTLFLAQLSNLLAGNISIVHKVTGSSRTFMGEEGSGISAIETAAARIRTGQSTHALVGGSYNAEHFDMILGAELGGLLKHDGWAALWSRDGSAGGGMISGSGGVFLVLESVDHAQKRGARAYAEISGIESAQIRRSTADLEKTVRELVLAANGGKNPAYVVSGASGAHAATAAEKAALESVSAAYRGISGLTGHLREAQFPLALALGAISVWKGEAFAPLDASEKPASGAVSEAIVTTIGATRAEGAAKLVRA from the coding sequence ATGCAGAACAACAAAGTCGTCATAACCGGCATCGGCCTCATTTCTTCGCTTGGCGAAGGCGTGGAGGCGCATTGGAATGCTTTCTCGAAAGCCGGTACGCAGCCGCACCTCGAAAAGCAGGCTTTTGCGCCCTATACCGTTCACCCGCTTGGTGAAGTGGACTGGAGCCTGCAAATTCCAAAGCGTGGCGATCAGCGCCAGATGGAAACCTGGCAGCGGCTCGGCACCTATGCCGCCGGTCTCGCCCTGCAGGATGCCGGCATGAAGGGCGATGAGGCGCTGTGCGCGACCATGGATATGATCGTCGGCGCCGGTGGCGGCGAGCGTGATATCACCGTCGATATGCAGATTCTCGAAGAAGGCCGCACCAGTAACAATCGCGGCGTGATGCTGAACGAGAAGCTGTCCACGGAACTGCGCCCTACCCTGTTCCTGGCCCAGCTTTCCAATCTGCTGGCAGGCAATATTTCGATTGTTCACAAGGTTACAGGCTCTTCCCGCACCTTCATGGGCGAGGAAGGCTCCGGCATTTCGGCTATCGAAACCGCTGCGGCCCGCATCCGCACCGGCCAGAGCACCCATGCGCTAGTTGGCGGTTCCTATAATGCCGAACATTTCGACATGATTCTCGGTGCTGAACTTGGCGGCCTGCTCAAGCATGACGGCTGGGCGGCGCTGTGGAGCCGCGACGGTTCGGCTGGCGGCGGAATGATTTCGGGTTCCGGCGGCGTCTTTCTGGTTCTAGAAAGTGTGGACCATGCGCAAAAGCGCGGTGCACGCGCCTATGCGGAGATCAGCGGCATCGAGAGCGCACAGATCCGCCGCAGCACTGCCGACCTCGAAAAAACCGTGCGCGAACTCGTGCTTGCGGCAAATGGCGGCAAAAATCCGGCCTATGTGGTTTCCGGTGCATCGGGCGCACATGCGGCAACCGCTGCCGAAAAGGCGGCGCTTGAGAGTGTTTCGGCTGCCTATCGCGGCATTAGCGGCCTGACCGGCCATCTGCGTGAAGCACAGTTTCCGCTGGCGCTGGCGCTTGGCGCAATTTCCGTCTGGAAAGGCGAAGCCTTCGCCCCGCTGGATGCTTCGGAAAAGCCTGCCAGCGGCGCGGTCAGCGAAGCCATTGTCACCACCATCGGGGCAACCCGCGCTGAAGGCGCAGCAAAGCTGGTGAGAGCATAA
- a CDS encoding beta-ketoacyl-ACP synthase, which translates to MTKYTDHLGRPIVAITGAGVVSSLGQGKDDNWAALTGGKSGIHTITRFPTENLNTRFSGTVDFLPESESGASALSEALARLAGEEALAQSGLSVTAFGGPLFLAAPPVELDWKSRFALDASVKDEGPASYQLLLEACRRARHDALFNTTQFGYIAERLSQAFGTRGLPITLSTACASGATAIQLGVEAIRRGESDRVLSIGTDGSVSAEALIRFSLLSALSTQNDKPEKASKPFSKDRDGFAMAEGSGALVMESLESAVARGAKVLGILAGCGEKADDFHRTRSKPDASPAIGTVRAALADAGLTEDQISYINAHGTSTPENDKMEYLALSTVFGDKLGSILVSSNKSMIGHTLTAAGAIEAVFSLLTIQTGTLPPTINYDNPDPAIPLDVVPNVKREAKVAAVLSNSFGFGGQNTSLVLTPNPN; encoded by the coding sequence ATGACGAAATATACAGACCATCTCGGCCGTCCCATCGTCGCCATCACCGGCGCAGGTGTCGTTTCCTCGCTCGGTCAGGGCAAGGACGACAACTGGGCGGCACTGACCGGCGGAAAGTCGGGCATCCACACGATCACCCGTTTCCCGACCGAGAACCTCAATACGCGCTTTTCCGGTACGGTGGATTTTCTGCCCGAAAGCGAAAGCGGCGCATCAGCGCTTTCGGAAGCCCTGGCGCGGCTTGCCGGTGAGGAGGCGCTTGCCCAGTCCGGCCTATCCGTGACCGCTTTTGGCGGACCGCTCTTTCTTGCAGCCCCGCCGGTCGAGCTCGACTGGAAAAGCCGTTTCGCGCTCGATGCGAGCGTCAAGGACGAAGGCCCGGCGAGCTATCAGCTTCTTCTGGAAGCCTGCCGGCGCGCGCGTCATGATGCGCTCTTCAACACCACGCAGTTCGGTTATATCGCAGAGCGCCTTTCGCAGGCTTTTGGCACGCGCGGCCTGCCGATCACGCTTTCCACCGCCTGCGCATCCGGCGCAACGGCGATCCAGCTTGGCGTGGAGGCCATTCGCCGTGGTGAAAGCGACCGTGTGCTTTCCATTGGCACCGATGGTTCGGTTTCGGCAGAAGCATTGATCCGCTTCTCGCTCCTCTCCGCCCTTTCCACCCAGAACGACAAGCCGGAAAAGGCTTCCAAGCCTTTCTCCAAGGATCGCGACGGTTTTGCCATGGCCGAAGGTTCCGGCGCGCTCGTCATGGAATCACTTGAGAGCGCCGTTGCGCGCGGCGCAAAAGTGCTGGGCATTCTGGCCGGTTGCGGCGAAAAGGCCGACGATTTCCACCGCACCCGTTCCAAACCGGACGCTTCGCCTGCCATCGGCACGGTGCGCGCCGCCCTTGCCGATGCCGGTCTCACCGAAGACCAGATTTCCTACATCAACGCCCACGGCACCTCAACGCCGGAAAACGACAAGATGGAATATCTGGCGCTTTCGACTGTTTTCGGCGACAAGCTCGGCTCCATTCTGGTTTCGTCCAACAAGTCGATGATCGGCCATACGCTGACGGCAGCCGGCGCTATAGAGGCCGTCTTCTCACTGCTCACGATCCAGACCGGCACACTGCCGCCGACAATCAATTACGATAATCCGGATCCGGCCATTCCGCTCGATGTCGTGCCGAATGTGAAGCGTGAAGCCAAGGTTGCAGCCGTGCTTTCCAATTCCTTCGGTTTCGGCGGACAGAATACGAGCCTTGTTTTGACGCCAAATCCGAATTAA
- a CDS encoding zinc-binding dehydrogenase — protein MRALQLLDDRRLEITDIAPPPLPGMGEVTVRIKAVALNHIDVWGWRGMAFAKRKMPLVIGAEASGVVDAVGPGVSNLLPGQLVSIYGARTCGLCRACREGRDNLCEHVGGVHGFHLDGFACEAVNLPARLLVAAPPGVDAIGAAVAPVTFGTVEHMLFDNAKLEPGETVLVQAGGSGIGTAAIQLAKKMGCTVITTVGSNDKIEKAKALGADHVINYREDRFEGVVRKLTKKKGVDVVFEHVGADTWAGSMLCMKRGARLVTCGSTSGVSTNMNLMQLFQQQLKIFGSFGCRMENMADAMQKMARGIVHPVIDTVVGFSDIDTALKRMEGRDVFGKIILQID, from the coding sequence ATGCGCGCCTTGCAGCTTCTCGATGATCGCCGCCTTGAAATCACCGATATTGCGCCCCCGCCGCTGCCCGGCATGGGGGAAGTGACCGTTCGCATCAAGGCCGTGGCGCTCAACCATATCGATGTCTGGGGCTGGCGCGGCATGGCCTTTGCCAAGCGCAAGATGCCGCTCGTCATCGGTGCAGAGGCTTCCGGTGTTGTCGATGCTGTCGGTCCCGGCGTTTCCAATCTCCTGCCCGGCCAGCTCGTTTCCATCTATGGCGCGCGCACCTGCGGGCTTTGCCGCGCCTGCCGCGAAGGCCGTGACAATCTTTGCGAACATGTGGGCGGCGTGCATGGTTTCCATCTTGATGGCTTTGCCTGCGAAGCGGTGAACCTTCCCGCCCGCCTGCTGGTTGCCGCCCCTCCCGGCGTGGATGCTATCGGCGCGGCTGTTGCTCCGGTCACATTCGGCACGGTGGAACATATGCTGTTCGACAATGCCAAGCTTGAACCCGGCGAAACCGTGCTCGTTCAGGCTGGCGGCTCAGGCATTGGCACGGCTGCGATCCAGCTTGCAAAGAAGATGGGCTGCACAGTCATCACCACAGTCGGCTCCAACGACAAGATCGAGAAGGCCAAGGCTCTTGGCGCCGATCACGTCATCAATTACCGCGAGGACCGTTTCGAGGGCGTGGTGCGCAAGCTCACCAAGAAGAAGGGCGTGGATGTGGTGTTCGAGCATGTGGGCGCGGACACATGGGCAGGCTCCATGCTGTGCATGAAGCGCGGCGCGCGTCTCGTCACCTGCGGCTCGACCTCGGGCGTTTCCACGAACATGAACCTGATGCAGCTTTTCCAGCAGCAGTTGAAGATTTTCGGCTCCTTCGGCTGCCGCATGGAAAACATGGCCGACGCCATGCAGAAGATGGCACGCGGCATCGTGCATCCGGTCATCGACACCGTGGTTGGCTTTAGCGATATCGACACGGCGCTGAAGCGCATGGAAGGCCGCGACGTCTTCGGCAAGATCATTCTCCAGATCGACTGA
- a CDS encoding lipid A biosynthesis lauroyl acyltransferase produces MMFKLKLLLFRWSRKLKQFNYWLWAQAVFVLLGFLRLFPAKAAISFSARVARLIGPLTPRHKVATDNLRKAYPEKSEAEIVKIAREMWDSMARLFAEYIFLDAVFDFDPYAVKPGLVEVEGIPIFEGLRDEKKPHIFFTAHTGNFELLPICAATFGLNVTALFRPPNNPYIANKVLKARRTNMGHLVPSKAGAAWALAGILGDGGNVGMLVDQKFSRGVPSTFFNRPVKTNPLLAKLARQYDCDVYPARCIRLPGGRYRLELYERMELPRDESGQIDINATTQLLNDTVEQWVREYPGQWMWFHKRWG; encoded by the coding sequence ATGATGTTCAAGCTGAAACTTCTGCTCTTCCGCTGGTCGCGCAAGCTGAAGCAATTCAATTACTGGCTCTGGGCACAAGCCGTTTTTGTGCTGCTCGGGTTTCTGCGCCTGTTTCCGGCAAAAGCGGCAATCAGCTTTTCGGCCAGGGTGGCTCGTCTTATCGGGCCGCTGACGCCGCGTCATAAGGTGGCCACCGACAATCTGCGCAAGGCCTATCCGGAAAAGAGCGAAGCTGAAATCGTGAAGATCGCCCGCGAAATGTGGGATTCGATGGCGCGGCTTTTCGCGGAATATATCTTCCTCGATGCGGTTTTCGATTTCGATCCCTATGCCGTAAAACCGGGGCTGGTCGAGGTGGAAGGCATTCCGATTTTCGAGGGCCTGCGCGACGAAAAGAAGCCGCATATCTTCTTTACCGCCCATACCGGCAATTTCGAGCTTCTGCCGATCTGCGCCGCCACTTTCGGCCTCAATGTCACGGCGCTGTTTCGCCCGCCCAACAATCCCTATATCGCCAACAAGGTTTTGAAGGCGCGCCGCACGAATATGGGTCATCTGGTGCCATCGAAGGCCGGTGCGGCATGGGCGCTTGCGGGAATCCTCGGCGATGGCGGCAATGTCGGCATGCTGGTGGACCAGAAATTTTCGCGCGGCGTTCCCTCCACATTCTTCAATCGCCCGGTGAAGACCAATCCGCTGCTCGCCAAGCTGGCACGGCAATATGATTGCGATGTCTATCCCGCGCGCTGCATCCGCCTGCCCGGCGGGCGTTATCGTCTGGAACTCTATGAGCGCATGGAATTGCCGCGCGACGAATCCGGCCAGATCGACATTAACGCAACCACGCAATTGCTCAACGACACCGTGGAGCAATGGGTGCGCGAATATCCCGGCCAATGGATGTGGTTCCACAAGCGCTGGGGGTAG
- the rpe gene encoding ribulose-phosphate 3-epimerase, which yields MRPIAIAPSILSADFARLGEEVDAVLEAGADWVHIDVMDGHFVPNITFGPQVVKAIRPRTKAFFDAHLMIAPCDPYLEPFAEAGCDLITVHAEAGPHTHRSLQSIRALGKKAGLALNPATPAEALTNVLDDLDLILVMTVNPGFGGQKFIAPMLDKIRRVREMVGDRPIDIEVDGGITPETAGSVVAAGANILVAGSAVYKGNSVESYRANIDAIRAAAEAARNR from the coding sequence ATGCGCCCCATCGCCATTGCCCCTTCCATTCTTTCCGCCGATTTTGCCCGTCTTGGCGAAGAAGTCGATGCCGTGCTGGAAGCCGGTGCCGATTGGGTGCATATCGACGTCATGGACGGGCATTTCGTGCCCAACATCACCTTTGGCCCGCAGGTGGTGAAGGCAATCCGCCCGCGTACCAAGGCATTCTTCGATGCGCATTTGATGATTGCGCCCTGCGATCCCTATCTGGAACCTTTTGCCGAAGCGGGATGTGATCTCATCACCGTTCATGCGGAAGCCGGGCCGCACACGCATCGCTCGCTGCAATCGATCCGTGCGCTTGGCAAGAAAGCCGGTCTTGCGCTGAACCCTGCCACGCCCGCCGAGGCGCTCACCAATGTGCTGGATGACCTTGACCTCATCCTCGTGATGACGGTCAATCCGGGTTTCGGCGGCCAGAAGTTCATCGCGCCGATGCTGGACAAGATCAGGCGCGTGCGCGAAATGGTCGGCGACCGCCCTATCGACATTGAGGTCGACGGCGGCATTACGCCCGAAACCGCAGGTTCGGTCGTTGCCGCTGGCGCCAACATTCTCGTGGCCGGTTCGGCGGTCTACAAAGGTAATTCGGTCGAGAGTTACCGTGCCAATATCGACGCCATTCGTGCTGCGGCCGAAGCCGCGCGTAATCGTTAA
- the purB gene encoding adenylosuccinate lyase → MIPRYSRPEMVAIWSPETKFRIWFEIEAYACEALAELGVIPKEAARTIWEKGSVAKFDVARIDEIEAVTKHDVIAFLTHLAEFIGPDSRFVHQGMTSSDVLDTTLNVQLVRAADLLLADLDRVLEALKKRAFEHKDTVRIGRSHGIHAEPTTMGLTFARFYAEMSRNRARLVAARAEIATGAISGAVGTFANIDPRVEEYVCAKLGLEAEPVSTQVIPRDRHAMFFATLGVIASSMENIAIEIRHMQRTEVLEAEEFFSPGQKGSSAMPHKRNPVLTENLTGLARLVRMSVTPAMENVALWHERDISHSSVERAIGPDTTITLDFALNRLAGVIEKLVIYPDNMLKNMNKFRGLVHSQRVLLALTQAGVSREDAYRLVQRNAMKVWEQSVDFLEELLADTEVRAALSEEQIREKFDLGYHTKHVDTIFKRVFG, encoded by the coding sequence ATGATCCCGCGCTATTCCCGGCCAGAAATGGTCGCCATCTGGTCGCCCGAAACGAAGTTCCGCATCTGGTTCGAGATCGAAGCCTATGCCTGCGAGGCGCTGGCTGAACTGGGCGTCATCCCGAAGGAAGCGGCCAGGACCATCTGGGAAAAGGGCAGCGTGGCGAAATTCGACGTCGCCCGCATCGACGAAATCGAAGCCGTCACCAAGCATGACGTGATCGCATTCCTCACGCATCTGGCCGAATTTATCGGCCCTGACAGCCGTTTCGTCCATCAGGGCATGACGTCATCGGACGTGCTCGACACCACGCTCAATGTCCAGCTTGTGCGCGCTGCCGACCTGCTGCTCGCTGATCTGGACCGCGTGCTGGAAGCCCTGAAGAAACGTGCTTTCGAGCACAAGGACACGGTGCGCATCGGCCGCAGCCACGGCATTCATGCCGAACCGACCACGATGGGCCTCACTTTCGCGCGTTTCTATGCCGAAATGTCGCGCAATCGCGCCCGTCTCGTTGCCGCGCGCGCGGAAATCGCCACGGGCGCAATCTCGGGTGCCGTCGGCACTTTCGCCAATATCGACCCGCGCGTGGAAGAATATGTCTGCGCCAAGCTCGGCCTTGAAGCAGAGCCCGTTTCGACACAGGTGATCCCGCGCGACCGCCACGCCATGTTTTTCGCAACGCTCGGCGTCATTGCATCCTCGATGGAAAACATCGCCATCGAAATTCGCCATATGCAGCGCACGGAAGTTCTGGAAGCGGAAGAATTCTTCTCGCCGGGCCAGAAGGGTTCGTCGGCCATGCCGCACAAGCGCAATCCGGTGCTGACCGAAAACCTGACCGGCCTTGCCCGTCTGGTGCGCATGTCGGTCACGCCTGCGATGGAAAATGTCGCTCTGTGGCACGAACGCGATATTTCGCATTCGAGCGTTGAGCGCGCTATTGGACCGGACACGACCATCACGCTCGATTTCGCGCTCAACCGTCTGGCCGGCGTGATCGAGAAGCTGGTGATCTATCCGGACAACATGCTCAAAAACATGAACAAGTTCCGCGGTCTGGTGCATTCGCAGCGCGTATTGTTGGCCCTAACGCAGGCCGGTGTGTCGCGTGAAGACGCCTATCGTCTCGTGCAGCGCAACGCCATGAAGGTCTGGGAACAGAGCGTTGATTTCCTCGAAGAATTGCTGGCCGACACGGAAGTGCGCGCTGCACTTTCCGAAGAGCAGATCCGCGAGAAGTTCGATCTCGGCTACCACACCAAGCATGTGGATACGATTTTCAAGCGCGTCTTCGGCTGA